The Chloroflexota bacterium genomic interval GGCACGCTGGGACTGGAGCAGCTCCAGTGGCCCTGGTTCATCTCCACCGAATCCATTGGCCCCTTTCACCTGGCCTTGATCCCGTTGATCATCGCCGCGGCCTGGCAAATGACCGGCTATACCATGGCCATGTACCTGGCCGGTCTGCGCGGCATCCCCGAAGAATTGCGTGAAGCTGCGCGGGTGGATGGCGCCACCGAGGTCCACATCTACCGCAGCATCATCATGCCCATGCTGCGTCCCATCACATTGAGCGCGCTGATCGTGCTCGGTCACATTTCGCTCAAGATCTTCGATCTCATCTACACCATGACCGGCAAGGGACCCGGCTTTGTGACCGACGTGCCGAGTATCTTCATGTTTGAGACCACATTCCAGGGCAACCACTATGCACAGGGCGCGGCCATCTCCATTATCATGTTGTTCATGGTGGCGTTTGTAGTTGTTCCCTACCTGGTCACATCACTGCGCGGGGAGGTGGAGCGATGAGCGCCCGTGGTTTCAATCCCATGCGTTTCGGTATCTATCTGTTGCTCTTTCTCTTCCTCATGCTCTTCCTTGTACCGGTCTACGTGATGCTGATCAGCTCCTTCAAGTCCTTTGCAGAGGTGCAGGATCTGTCGCGCAT includes:
- a CDS encoding sugar ABC transporter permease, which encodes MSQARKERWTAFLILLPSIILLAIFVYGFIAWTARVSMSAWDGIVPDYTWVGFENYNRLFTKAGGVSAIRFRIDLWNTFFFTILFLLGCVVVGMFLAILLDQHVRGEGIFRTAYLFPMSLSFVVTGVVWQWIFAPGAPGRPRGINALLGTLGLEQLQWPWFISTESIGPFHLALIPLIIAAAWQMTGYTMAMYLAGLRGIPEELREAARVDGATEVHIYRSIIMPMLRPITLSALIVLGHISLKIFDLIYTMTGKGPGFVTDVPSIFMFETTFQGNHYAQGAAISIIMLFMVAFVVVPYLVTSLRGEVER